From the Brachyspira intermedia PWS/A genome, the window TATACAATAGATGGACTTCCTGAGGTACAGAAAGAAACTCCTGAAAGAACCAAAGAACTTCAGGAATATTACAAAAAAAGAGTTAACAATACAAAATATATCAATAATAAATTCTTAGATACTCTTTATGACGGAACAAGCGAAAGGAGTATGATAAAACACATAAGCACAAAAAGTATATTAGGATATAAAGTAAGAGTTCATGACTATGTATATGAACAGCTTTCTAATGTAAGCGTAGAAGTGAAGCTTATAGCTCAAACTAATCAGGAAGTGGAAAATTTCTTAGATTCTTTGAAAATAGTTAGCGGATATGTTTGGAAAATTATTTCAAAAAGTGCAAGCAGAAGCTATCATAGTTATGGTGTAGCATTTGATACTTTACCTAAAAAAAATAATGGTAAGCAAATATATTGGGCTTGGACTAGAGTTAATAATAAAGCTTGGTATGCTGTGCCTTATGATAAAAGATGGCATCCGCCTAAAGAAGTTGTAGAAGTATTTGAAAAGTATGGTTTTATATGGGGCGGTAAATGGCATAATTATGATACTATACATTTTGAATATAGGCCGGAACTCATCATATACAATAAAATTAAAAATGATGAAGATGCCACCTACGAACTTGTAGAAAAATACGGAATATTCTAAAAATAATCTGCAGAGAAATAAAATGGATAATACTATATTCACTAAAAATATAGAGCTTTTAAATAAAAATAAATATAATTTTAGAGCTGTAAAAAAATTAATAGAATATAATGCAGCTAATAATAAATATCAATTAAAGCAGGCTAAAAATGATTTGTTTGCTGTTATGTACAATAATAAACCTTTAACTTCTCTATATAATCCTATGGAAGAAGCTAAAAGATTAATATCACAATTCATAACAAACAATAATGAACATATAGGAATATTTTTATCTATTGCCTCATTCTTTCATATAGAATATTTTTTATCATTAAATGAAAATAACAAAGCAATTATAATAGAAAAAGATATAGAAATAGTTAAACTTATTTTAGAAAATTTAAAGCCTTCAAATGAAAATATATTAAAAAATACCATACTCATTCTAAATGAAGATTTAGAAAATATATTGGCATTCTTTAATTTTTATATGAATGATAATGATTCTAAAAAAATAGTTTATATAAGACATATAAGAGCTTCAAATATAGATGATGAAACAAGAGAATATTATGACAATGTTAATATATCTCTTGCCAACAGTATAAAAGAAAAATTAATGTCATTAACATCTAATTATTATTTTGCTCCTATATGGGCTAGAAATACATTATATAATATGCATTTCAATGAAGGATACTCTATAAAAACATTCTATAATATATTAAAAAGAGAAACACCTGTTTTATTAGTATCTGCAGGAGCTTCGGCTGATGATTATATAGAAAATATTAAAGAACTATCAAATACTCATTTTGTTATAGTATTATCGCATGCTTTTAATAGCTTAATAAAAAATAATATAAAGCCTGATGCTGTTGTATCTACTGACGGAGGTTTTTATTCATCGATACATTTAAAAGAACTTCTTAAAAAAGAAAATGAAAATATAAATATATTTACTACGCATACAGCATATCCTTTTCCTCTCACTCATATAGAAAACAAAAGAATATTTTATTTCTCACATGATGAAAGTTTTGAGAAGATATTATACCCTATAAATGATGATGATAATAACAATATATATTTCTATATGGAAGGAAGTGTTATAATGCCTGCTTTAAGAATAGCGTATATGCTTAATCCTAAATATATACTGCTTGCAGGATGTGATTTTTGTCATATTGATGATAAAACGCATTCTAAATATTCAAATGCTTCAGCCCATGATTATATTAATAGCAGTAAATTAAAAACTTTTGAATCTGCTAAATATAAAAGGCTTAATGATAATCAAAAAATAAAATGCTATGATAATGTTTATAGAAATACTTCTTCATCACTTTTAAGTTATAAAAATCATTTTGAATCTTTAATTGGGGAGATTTCCGAAACTACTGATATTTTTACTTTGACAGTACAATCTGCAAGCATAAAAAATGTAAAAATATATAATAGTAACAATTTGGATAATAATAAA encodes:
- a CDS encoding motility associated factor glycosyltransferase family protein; amino-acid sequence: MDNTIFTKNIELLNKNKYNFRAVKKLIEYNAANNKYQLKQAKNDLFAVMYNNKPLTSLYNPMEEAKRLISQFITNNNEHIGIFLSIASFFHIEYFLSLNENNKAIIIEKDIEIVKLILENLKPSNENILKNTILILNEDLENILAFFNFYMNDNDSKKIVYIRHIRASNIDDETREYYDNVNISLANSIKEKLMSLTSNYYFAPIWARNTLYNMHFNEGYSIKTFYNILKRETPVLLVSAGASADDYIENIKELSNTHFVIVLSHAFNSLIKNNIKPDAVVSTDGGFYSSIHLKELLKKENENINIFTTHTAYPFPLTHIENKRIFYFSHDESFEKILYPINDDDNNNIYFYMEGSVIMPALRIAYMLNPKYILLAGCDFCHIDDKTHSKYSNASAHDYINSSKLKTFESAKYKRLNDNQKIKCYDNVYRNTSSSLLSYKNHFESLIGEISETTDIFTLTVQSASIKNVKIYNSNNLDNNKNIEIKNYLKENIDKEKLVKEIDNFINNINKENINKEDFNNNMKNIADIISPWHVEKFEKSVISYEELKSYMNKWYNDIKLLIY
- a CDS encoding M15 family metallopeptidase; the encoded protein is MTVLQYVLVITIILVVLALISFIIKAGSKYKIFTIALMTVIVSSISAVGIIYINNTKDIMSSSDLKQIQLEEEKKRIRKDIIIRPGAIETIALHLAYSNRISPPTIKNRELGFYLDGIWFNWANGKLLTDEDMTNQDNYIPFGFYPYTIDGLPEVQKETPERTKELQEYYKKRVNNTKYINNKFLDTLYDGTSERSMIKHISTKSILGYKVRVHDYVYEQLSNVSVEVKLIAQTNQEVENFLDSLKIVSGYVWKIISKSASRSYHSYGVAFDTLPKKNNGKQIYWAWTRVNNKAWYAVPYDKRWHPPKEVVEVFEKYGFIWGGKWHNYDTIHFEYRPELIIYNKIKNDEDATYELVEKYGIF